AGCCACAATGACCGCAATGATACCACTATCTGATAAGCGGTCTTTCAATTGCACGCAAGCGACAGCAGAATTTTCACTGTTATAGCGCTCGGTCAACTCGGACAAACTAAACCGGCGCATCGCCAAGTTAAACTGGTTGGTTTTCTTACACAAATCAGCCAAACGTGACAAATGTTCTTGCGGCGATTGGTTGAACACCAGCGTCACCTGCAAATTGCGCAAATATTCCTCTGGATCAGTGACTTCCGTCAGCAACGCCTCACGCAAGGCATTGGCTTTCATATCCTGATTGCGCTTGACATCATCAGCGGTTACTTTCCAACGCCATAGCGCGGGGTAATACTCAAGCGCCCGACGGGTCAACTCAGCATTTTCATGTGCATGAATCGCGTGTACTTGGGGCAATTGGCTGGTCACATCGGCAAGTTCACCGATATTATCATCGACGAATAGCACCGCATCAGGGGAAATTCGCAATGCTTGTGCCACCCGTGCAATCGCACTGGCTTTACTCCCCCACGACACTTCGGTTGCCGCAAAATCATCCCATTTCAGCGGGAAATCGTCACGTTGTGCAAACAGGTCTTCCACATCCACCCGCTCATTGCGTGAGACGAGTGCGAGGAAAATACCTTTTTTCTGCAACGCTTTAACGGATTCTTGCAAGGCTTTGTGCTGCGGGGTTAATTCCACCCCTTGGATACCGTCTTCGCCCAAAATACCCTTGTGCAAGGTATTATCCAAATCCAATGCCAATGCTTTAATCGGTGGTGATAACGCCGCTGGCAACCAATGGCAAGCCAATTTACGTGCCAATAACGGCTGCGCGGCATTGCTAACGGGAGAACCAGTTGCCACGGCAATCCGCATATCCAGCAATTCCACCCCAGCTTCGGCGCACACGCTACCAATATCCGCAAAGTAAATATCCGGCAAAGTATCGACCAGCGCTTGCATCCTCTGGTATTGCTCCGCGTTTTGCAGCCAAGTCGCCACAATAATCGGCACGTTTGATGCTGCACGTAACACGCTTAAGCGCGTCAACAGCCATTCACTCCAAGCCGCAAAATCGGTATTCGCCAAATAACGGCTGCTGTCTAACCACAACAATTCCAGATCAGCGGCTTCGCGCCCCGCAAACATCAAGGAATCGTCATAATCACCGAAGTTAAACGCCACTTGCCAACGCCCAAACGCAAAATACGGTTGCGCCAAACTCACGATGGACTCCAAGGCATGGTTGCGCCAAACGTTTACGCTGACCGCACGATTTTGCGCATCCCCTAAACTCAGTTGCTGCAAAGACAAACGGGTAGGTCGCGCCGCAAACAACGTCGGCTGACTTTCCATCCGTTTGATAGTTAAAGACATTTCAGGAACCATTACATCCCGCTCCAGACAAATTTCATCAAGTATTGACACTTTTTAACATACACCCCGCTACCTTACCTGATTGTCAGGATGTAGCAACAGAATGACCCGATCAACTGTCATAAGGGGCTTTATGGACAAATGACGCTCGTTTATTATAAGTGGCGGTCAGCGCTTCAGCAACAAACTGCTTCTCTATATAGAAGCCCCCATTCAAACTTGCAACCAGAATGTCACCGGACCATCGTTTATCAAAGACACCTGCATATCCGCCGCAAACACCCCGGTTTGCACCGTCAACAACTGCTGCCGCGCCTGTGCCGTGAAATAGTTAAACAGTGCCGCACCTTGAGCAGGCGGGGCAGCAGGCGTAAAACTGGGGCGCATCCCCTTACGGGTATCAGCGGGCAAAGTAAATTGCGGCACGATCAGCAACCCACCGTTGATTTCACGTAACGAAAGATTCATTTTCCCTTGTGCATCGGGAAAAATGCGGTAGCCCAATACCCGTTCCAGTAAACGCCCTGCCTGTGCCTCGGTGTCCGCTTTTTCCACACCCAGCAATAACAGAATGCCGCGATCAATCTGACCAACGGTAACGCCATCAATCGCCACTTGCGCCTGAGATACGCGCTGTATCAAGCCAATCATGCCAAATAATCCACCAATGCATCGGTGGCTTGCACCAATGCTTGCTGAATCAACGCTTCACTCGCCGCATGACCGCTGTCAGGAATCACGTGAAAATCCGCATTAGGCCACGCCTGATGCAGCGCAAATGCCTGCTCCAATGGGCAAATCATATCGTAACGCCCGTGAATAATACTGCCCGGCAAATGCGCAATCCGATGCACATTTGCCAACAGTTGATTCGGCTCCAAGAAGCCCTTATTGATGAAATAATGTGCCTCAATTCGCGCCACACTCATCGCAGTATAAGGGTCGGTGAAATGGGACAACACACTCTCTTTCTGTTGCAAATTAGCGCAACGCGCCTCCCACGTTGACCAAGCTTTAGCCGCCTGCATTCGCGCAATTTCGTTTTCGCCCGTCAAACGCCGGTAATACGCCGCCACCATATCGCCGCGTTCCGCTTCGGGAATCGGCGCGAGATAATCGTGCCAATAATCGGGGTAAATACGCTCAATTCCCTGCCCCACTTGGTAAAACCAATCAATATCCCGTGGGCGACACAGAAAAATACCGCGCAAAATCATACCACTCACCCGCGCCGGGTGGGATTCCGCATACGCCAGCGCCAAGGTCGACCCCCACGAACCGCCAAACAATACCCACTGATCAATCCCCAAATGTTCACGGAGCAATTCCATATCCGCGACCAAATCCCACGTCGTATTGCGTTCCAAAGAAGCATGAGGCTTAGAACGCCCACAACCGCGCTGGTCAAACAAGATAATGCGGTACAAATTCGGGTCGAAAAATTGCCGATGCCAAGGCTCACAACCCGAACCGGGGCCACCGTGCAAGAACACCACTGGCAAACCGTCCGGCACGCCGCATTCTTCCACATAAAGTTCATGCACATCATCCACCTTCAGGTAAAAATGATGGTTATCACGGATCGGGGGGTAAAGCGCACTCACGCCATTCTTCTCCTTAGGTTTAAGCAATTGCTGACAGCATCGACCTAGTATAAAAGAAAATTCTCTGTCAGGTTTGTTGTATATCGGTGTAGCATACGCGCTTATCCCTATATTCCCCTTAAATATCAATAACTTATTATAAAAATACGCCTCAAAAAACACTGTAAAACTTACATTCACGCATTAACAAAAACAGACACTTGTGTGATTTTTTACAAATGGTTCTGCCCTGAATTCCAGCCAATCACCCTGTACTAAAACTTACAATATTTAGTACACATCAAGAAAGTTTGTATCAGTGCGTAGAATGCGGGTTCAAGCCGTGTCATGACTGTACTAAAAATTGTAACAAAATACAGTTAGACAACATCTAAGATATTTAGTACAATAGTTGCAAGTTAAGTTACAGTTTTTACACAACATGCTACGGCATGAACCAAACAAGGGGTTTTGAAGGCTATGTTTATGCGAATCGGATATGCAAGGGTTTCCAGCCTTTCACAAGATTATGAAAATCAGGTTGCACGGCTGAAAGAGTCAGGATGTGAGGAAATCTTTTCTGAGAAGCAAAGCGGCAAATCCGCAGACAATCGGGAGCAGCTTCAAGCAGCATTGAAGTGGTGCAGAAAGGGCGATACCCTGATTGTGGCGAAGCTTGACCGTTTAGCGCGTAACACTGAGGACTTGCTGAAAATCATTCGCCAGTTGCAAGAGAAAGGCGCTCACTTCGTTGCCTTGGATAACCCGACAATTGACACCACGTCGCCCCAAGGCGAATTCATGTTAACCATTCTTGCAGCGGTGGCTAAGTTTGAACGTTCGCTTATCAATTCTCGCTGTGACGAAGGACGCAAAGCGGCAAAGCTCAAAGGTGTGCAGTTTGGCAGAAAGGCGAAATTGACCGATGAACAGCTTGAAGCACTGAGGGAGGATGTTCGGGCTGGCAACATGAGTATGCAAGCCATTGCCGATAAGTACGGTGTAGCGCGTAACAGTGTTTACCGACTGGCAGGCAGCAAAGAAGCGGCATAGATCACGCACTATCGTCACGAATCAAGAGCCGCGCCTGATGCGGCTTTTTTGTGTCCGTCACATTCCCTGAATTCTGCACACGTTCAAAGTTCATCACAGTCATCACAGTCATCACACCCTTAATAAAATCAAGCACTTGAAAAAATGCCTTCATCACAAGTCCGTCACAAGTCCGTAACAAGCATCACAGCGAGGGGGAATAACGGCGCATTTCCTCAAAGCTCAATAACGAGAAGCAACCCAAATCCGCCAAAATGAGCGCATCAAACCACTTAATGAGGTGCGCAAGTGATCGAAGACCGACACGCGGAAAACGTGCTTAGACTTATCGAAAAATCAAAATCGAACTGGGGTGAACTGATGCGGGATATTCGCGCCAGATTCTGCGAATACATGAACCGAGGATTTTCACCCGCTGATAGTTGCATGTTAGGAATGGTTCATGGTGCGGGCGGTTTGCAGTTTTACGTACCAAAACCCGAAACAATGACACACCG
The window above is part of the Thiothrix winogradskyi genome. Proteins encoded here:
- a CDS encoding recombinase family protein, with the protein product MRIGYARVSSLSQDYENQVARLKESGCEEIFSEKQSGKSADNREQLQAALKWCRKGDTLIVAKLDRLARNTEDLLKIIRQLQEKGAHFVALDNPTIDTTSPQGEFMLTILAAVAKFERSLINSRCDEGRKAAKLKGVQFGRKAKLTDEQLEALREDVRAGNMSMQAIADKYGVARNSVYRLAGSKEAA
- the dtd gene encoding D-aminoacyl-tRNA deacylase encodes the protein MIGLIQRVSQAQVAIDGVTVGQIDRGILLLLGVEKADTEAQAGRLLERVLGYRIFPDAQGKMNLSLREINGGLLIVPQFTLPADTRKGMRPSFTPAAPPAQGAALFNYFTAQARQQLLTVQTGVFAADMQVSLINDGPVTFWLQV
- a CDS encoding HAD-IIIC family phosphatase produces the protein MSLTIKRMESQPTLFAARPTRLSLQQLSLGDAQNRAVSVNVWRNHALESIVSLAQPYFAFGRWQVAFNFGDYDDSLMFAGREAADLELLWLDSSRYLANTDFAAWSEWLLTRLSVLRAASNVPIIVATWLQNAEQYQRMQALVDTLPDIYFADIGSVCAEAGVELLDMRIAVATGSPVSNAAQPLLARKLACHWLPAALSPPIKALALDLDNTLHKGILGEDGIQGVELTPQHKALQESVKALQKKGIFLALVSRNERVDVEDLFAQRDDFPLKWDDFAATEVSWGSKASAIARVAQALRISPDAVLFVDDNIGELADVTSQLPQVHAIHAHENAELTRRALEYYPALWRWKVTADDVKRNQDMKANALREALLTEVTDPEEYLRNLQVTLVFNQSPQEHLSRLADLCKKTNQFNLAMRRFSLSELTERYNSENSAVACVQLKDRLSDSGIIAVIVAERHGDLLIIEELCISCRALGRQLEDTIVLWTIRHLPQFQTCEQVCFRVQHGPRNQPAQAWLAGYLQVAPDAVQEGLNGIPRQTLEQFTPVQSVQLIEE
- the pip gene encoding prolyl aminopeptidase, whose translation is MSALYPPIRDNHHFYLKVDDVHELYVEECGVPDGLPVVFLHGGPGSGCEPWHRQFFDPNLYRIILFDQRGCGRSKPHASLERNTTWDLVADMELLREHLGIDQWVLFGGSWGSTLALAYAESHPARVSGMILRGIFLCRPRDIDWFYQVGQGIERIYPDYWHDYLAPIPEAERGDMVAAYYRRLTGENEIARMQAAKAWSTWEARCANLQQKESVLSHFTDPYTAMSVARIEAHYFINKGFLEPNQLLANVHRIAHLPGSIIHGRYDMICPLEQAFALHQAWPNADFHVIPDSGHAASEALIQQALVQATDALVDYLA